A segment of the Oncorhynchus tshawytscha isolate Ot180627B linkage group LG19, Otsh_v2.0, whole genome shotgun sequence genome:
AGTCCGACTGCAATGTAGTCTCAAACATGCCCGCTAATTCTGCGAATGGTGCGAGACAAATAAAATTGAATTGATTGACCAATTGATTACAGGAACAGCACTGCACGAGGATGGGTGAATTCATGTTAATACCAGGGAGATGGGGACTGGTGGAAATGTGATAACGGTATGTGGAGGAAAGAGAGCACAGAGTGGCAAATCGAGCTGTACAAATATTTACCAAGCAAACATGGTAGATTGCATGGCTAAGTAGGGGGAGGGGCAGTAATCACATACCTTGTGATGTATCCACAGGCTGATGATGTTGGACAATTGGCTCTTGATGGCCGAGGAAGTCATGATGGAAGTCCAGCTCTTGGTGGACTGGGAGCTCCTGGTGGACCGACAGCTCTGTCATGACCCGGTCCTCTCTGGATCCCTCCATGTAATGGCCCATATGACCTGTGTTATGGTACTGCATCACATGTTGAGCTTGGGGGTGCTGCTGGGTGGACTGGTACCTACAGGTCGAGAAGACAACAGGACAAGAGGCAGACTGGGGTGACACTATCTTCTTTTGTCTTCATGGGATTTGTCCCGACACGAGACGAAACTGATGACAAACAAATGGCGCACCAACGATGGGAGGGCCCATAGAGAAATTGTTCATGCTCCTAGGATCTGAGAATGAGTTTACATCAATGATAGCGGCCTTCAAAGAATACATGtttcacacacacattgatttgACATGTCGTTTCctggtcaaaaaaaaaaaaaattatggcCCTACTTATGGGCCAATCATTTGATATGGATGTGTGCTATTAATGACCATGTTTTAATGAAGCATATTTTTTAAGGTCTAGGACTACTTTAGTTAAATGTAAATGGCCTATCAATGACACGTTGCCTCATACTCTGCATCAACAGAGTAACTTTGCATATACACTTTCAATTACcggtttttttttttcattgcaaATCTTACATTTGATCATGTAACATGTAGAGAGATGTCTTTGTTTTGTCGGTCTGTTTTTCTGAATTCCTGCCCGTCTGTCCGTCTATACAGGACCATTATTGCTTCTTCATTTTAAAAGTAGTGTTGCAATAAGAAGCATGCTTTTTTTCTGAATGTGTTTGTGATGACAATTAAGCATTGCCTAGTGTAGGCCTCGACAATAGTAACTGTTTTGTCAGTTGTTACAAAATGCTATTTATTTCATCATGATATAGACTGCACTGACACTCCACAACAATTGTATTTTAAGCAAACCCTCCAACACCAATACATTTGGAGGACAACTCACCACTGTTGGAGATAATCCGTAGGAACCGTCAGTGACGTATACTGCTTTTCTTCCATCTTTACGAGGATTTACTTAAATAAATTAATATTCATGTTGCTGTTAGCTACAATGATATGCCTTTACGCTCTAAGTTACCACAGTAGGAGTATTGACAAGCTGTAGGTCTTTAGATTTGGCAAACGGATTGTTATCATAGCACCACAAAGACGTCTGGTGGTAGGAAGGGCTACGGACAACCAACATTCATTCTAGCTACACAGTCTACTATACTAAAAAAAGCTTTGTGGAAAATTGTGAGGAGGGTATATAAACGTGCTAGCGTAACTAATAAAAGATGTTGTGTATAGACATACCTGTTATACATATGTTTACAATTCCCTTTTCAGCAAATGCACCGAATGAGGGCGATCAATGCACCCAAAACAAAGACCATTTAGGAACATTGGGGGGATCTGTCTTCAGTTTGTTGGCTTGTTCTTAGCAAAAGTATTTGCATTGTCGCCACCTACTGGGTTGGAGTATGGATCTGGGCTCACATCAACTTGGCTTTTTGTGCCATTAACCCATTATATTTCAATGTAGCTTATCTACACACTGTAGGCACATTACGCTTTTTACCAGAATGGAAAAAGTAGTTTCAGAATTTCACAACTAAAGATTCCATCTCTCGAGAACGGAACCAGATAGGTGGCAGTAGCGCGCCACATTACCCACAGCGGTGACATAACATtctaaagaagaagaagaagaagaagaagaaggctgTGTTAGCAGAGCTGTTACGCTAAGTGACCTGCCGATGTGCTTCAATGATAAATAGATTTCTGTTGGAAAACGACCGTTTTTCAAACTCGCCTTTTGTCTGTTTCAGAATAGAGCAAGGTAATGTCAATAGCTGAGTGCGAGTGTTTATTTTGGGTGGTATGACTATGGAGCAAAGACAAAATATCTActgctagctggctagctacttggctagctaggtaacgttacATATGCTAAGTGACATAGCTAGCTAAGGATTGAGATATAAGAGATTTTTGGAGACTTAGAACTACTGTAGCAGTATGGCAATGGTTCCCCGATGATGTGCCATGTAATGTCAGAAaatctgtgtttaatatgtaaaCTGTGTTTCCTGTGGCTGTGATTATTGAAAGTCATGAATGTACCCTACTACAACGCCTTAGCATGTTGTGTTGATTATTCGATACAATGATGATGTTGGggtactgggttagggttagcacaACAGCCCACCCACCTGGAACCAATCCAAATCTTTCTGCTAATGACTACCACtataccactgtctgtctctcccctgtatAGGTAACTGATCGGTCCTCTTGGCTGATGTGAAGATGCCTGCTGGTGTGTCATGGCCTCGGTACCTGAGGATGTTTGGTGCCAGTGTACTATCTATGTTTGTCGGAGCAGAGGTTGTCCATCAGTACTACAGACCCGATCTGGTAAGCATGGATACAAACTCCTATCCTTCCCCcattttgctttttcattatatGACCACGTGTATCGTAAAATGAAGGGTCCACATGGTCTTGTGTTTTGCGTACTTGCTCATAAGATCATAAATGCATTGCTTGTAAATGTTGCTGATACTCCAATGTAATGCATGCACCTTTTTTATTTCCCTTTGCCAGACTATTCCAGAAATCCCTCCCAAACCTGGTGAATTGAGGACTGAACTGCTGGGATTTAAAGCCAGAGAAGAGGCTGCTGCCGTTGCTGCCCAAAGACAGTGACCCTTTCCATTGACTGATAAAACATTTGTACAGTATCTAACTCTCGAGCAATCCTTGTACATATTGCACATGTTTAAAAACCACAAAGGGACAAATGTGAATAAGAAAAATTGGATGGACATGTGCGTATCACATTTGTTATGAAACGAATATGGTATAAATTGACGTGTGCCAATTCTATTCAAAGTTACTCAAGGCAATGATGTGTTCACATGGCTGGATGGCGCTTCAGGCTCCTCAGACTATAAAAAGAaatggaacctttatttaactaggcaagttagttaataacaagttcttatttacatttAGGTCAGGAGCCTACAATTGCGTTTATCAAACCTATTGTCATGGAGAACTCATGAGGTCTTGAGTATGGGACAACTTGCAGAGCAGACACCCTTTTGCTGTTCTTGATGTGAGAGCCATAGCAAAGTGAGCTCAAGTTTGAACCATGTTGTCTGATGGATCACTCATGTAACTTCTGCGCAGACTAGTATGAGTAtgtcagatactgtatgtatgtaactgTTCATTGGGTTTTTAATGAACAGATGTGAATCAAATGTTTGTGTTTATGCTTTTAATAGACTTATGTTGGGTCCAcacgcaacaacaaaaaatatagatatatcCAAATCTGAGTTTCATGATTTATTAATGATTAAACTTTTAAATTATTCTGATAGTTATCATTCTCATTTTGATCATTCAGAGCGCTAGACGACGAGGAGCGTCAGACGATTTGGCGTATCCATAGCAACCATAGCTAGCAACCAATGTAGCTAGCAACATATACTTTTCAGAAGAATGGCGACACCAAGAGAGCAAGAGGCTGCAGATTATCTTAGAAAACACAAAATTATCGAACTCATGGATAATTTAACAAGCATGCTCTTCTTTTACAGACCAGGTTAGACTTATTTTTCATCATTTGTTAACAGTTTCTTCCCATCTTGTTTGGTGCCTGAAGTAAAAGGTAAGCTAGCCTGCTGTGCTAACGCTAACTGCACTGACTCCTTGACTAACGTTAGGAAAGAGGTTCatcataataatctcatcactAGCATCCTCTTTGACAACATTAGTCATTTAACCCCCCCCAAATCTCGTGTTTTGTATTCTTTCTTATACTATAGTGTTGTTTTTCATGATCTGTTTCACACTAGTTTACAAAAGAGAATGGTTGAGATATAAGGTCAGgttaaagtcaaatcaaattgaatttgtcacatgcgccgaatacaacaggtgtagtagaccttacagtgaaatgctaatttataagcccttaaccaacaatgctttgagaagtaaaaaaaaaaatagaataaagcgttaagtaaaaaaataattgaacagcagcaggaaaataacaatagcgaggccatatacagggggtaccggtacagagtcaatgtgtgatCTACTGCAAAACAGGAGGATCATTCCTATGACATAGCCTACCTAGCAGGGCAAGCAACGCATTGTGGACTATTGACACATGACGTACGTCTTTTTCCCCATCATCTGTGCTGTTTCTACTACAGAGAGACCAAACGAGTTCCTGATCACACAGCTTGAACAACTGAGAGTATCCAAAATGCGGTCACTGGATTGCCCAAGCCTGTTCAATGACACAAACCTGGATGCCGCTTTGGGCATCTTGGACCCTACCAACCAAGGGCACATCACTTTTGTTCAGTACAAGGAGGGTGAGTCAGAAATGGGCCATTTGATCATTTGCGAGGCAATGGCCGAGAAATAATTTGGAGGAGATAGTACAGTGAGGTACCTACTGTATCAGATAAGTGTATCAAAAACAACTAGGGGGCATACCAAGGGAATACAGAGGACTCAGCCTGTATAAGTCTAAGCCTATAAGTCTAATAATACTATACCACAACCCAATGTTTATGCCTCTCCATCACTCCCAAGGAAACACTCATTCAACATACTATGTATGATTCTGTTTTGCAGCACTAACCACTTTGGGGATTGAGAAGTTTAATGCGTGTCCTGAAGGTGTGGCCAAGGACAAGATATCTCATGAGACCTTCAAGAGAGAGGCGTAAGAtctatggatatatatatattcattcagTGGATAAAATGTTTGTTATTGTGAGACACTGTGTGATGTGATTATCTTTGTCATTTTTtcctatatttttttttacaggaagGAGGGCTTACAGAGAAGCTCAGCAACGTTTATATCTTAATAAAATTGGAGATCTCTGTCCCATCACTCTGAGTGTGTGATATTGTGAATGATATGTCTATGATGGCTATACGAACTCTTCATAATAATGAAAGTAATGGTCAAATTAGATTAGTTATACAGTCAGATGTGTGTTGTGTGAACCCAGTATGGTCACAGTCTTGAATGCAAGTTGTCTCGGCTTGTCCACCATACATCAATGGGCATGCACCCGTTCCAAAAGTCCTACACAAATCCAAGTACATGTTATTATATGTTAACTCAGCAACACTTCAGTTTTGAAAATATTAATTTTACTGGCTATCAAGAGGTTTTATGTGTACACTATTGTTTTGTGTTTACAGTAAGCAACTGTTTGCAATTTTTCTTTAGTTCTGCAATATATTGTGAAACGTTGACATCTTGAAC
Coding sequences within it:
- the lg19h12orf73 gene encoding protein BRAWNIN yields the protein MPAGVSWPRYLRMFGASVLSMFVGAEVVHQYYRPDLTIPEIPPKPGELRTELLGFKAREEAAAVAAQRQ
- the si:dkey-42p14.3 gene encoding EF-hand calcium-binding domain-containing protein 10; translated protein: MATPREQEAADYLRKHKIIELMDNLTSMLFFYRPERPNEFLITQLEQLRVSKMRSLDCPSLFNDTNLDAALGILDPTNQGHITFVQYKEALTTLGIEKFNACPEGVAKDKISHETFKREAKEGLQRSSATFIS